In Flammeovirga kamogawensis, the sequence AGTACCGTCTAAGCCTATTTGATGATTTCTAAGAATTCCATCTTGTTTAGCACCAAGTCTTGCGATAGCATTTCTAGAAGCATGATTATGCCAATGTGTTCTAAATTCTACGGCAATACATTTCAATTCTTCAAATGCATATTTTAACAGAAGATATTTACATTCTGTATTTACTCCCGTTTTTTGAAATGATTTCGCATACCAAGTTGCTCCAATCTCTACACGTCTATGCATAGAAGTTACATTTAGAAAACGAGTAGTGCCGATTATCTTATTGGATTGTTTATCTACAACTGCAAAGGGTAAACCA encodes:
- a CDS encoding GNAT family N-acetyltransferase, which encodes MGKWLKRIELEGDLVRLIPLQLDHKEQLIAAADDGELWNLWFTSVPSKDSIDEYIESALNSFHYDNGLPFAVVDKQSNKIIGTTRFLNVTSMHRRVEIGATWYAKSFQKTGVNTECKYLLLKYAFEELKCIAVEFRTHWHNHASRNAIARLGAKQDGILRNHQIGLDGTLRDTVVFSIVRDEWDVIKKSLLFKMKR